A single Gammaproteobacteria bacterium DNA region contains:
- a CDS encoding MBL fold metallo-hydrolase, translated as MGAGTTPGGPGASVALTRDVSWIAENYRLGEGRNVHVSVFLIRAGEQNILIDSGSFYHRESLVRRISSATAGEGIHSLVLSHSDYPHSGNIPAFRRRWGDFEIVASSGEPEIQGLPYARRSRIGGSLEVAGRKIDFLDPPLADRSHTSWIYDRASHVLFVADGFGYHHADDETGLTSRELPDGFRSEEIYTFHRDTLIWLRYADPPVLMGVLREMLEARDVSWVAPIHGNPIAAEHLDDYLEQLEEGVRRIVREQAI; from the coding sequence ATGGGCGCTGGAACGACGCCGGGCGGACCGGGCGCGAGCGTGGCGCTTACGCGGGACGTGTCCTGGATTGCCGAGAACTACCGGCTCGGCGAGGGCCGCAACGTCCACGTGAGCGTGTTCCTGATCCGCGCGGGAGAGCAGAACATCCTCATCGACTCGGGCTCGTTCTATCATCGCGAAAGCCTGGTCCGGCGCATTTCGAGCGCCACCGCCGGCGAAGGAATCCATTCGCTGGTGCTGTCCCACTCCGACTATCCGCATTCCGGGAACATCCCCGCGTTCCGGCGCCGCTGGGGCGACTTCGAGATCGTGGCCTCCTCCGGCGAGCCGGAGATCCAGGGGCTTCCGTACGCGCGCCGCAGCCGGATCGGGGGCAGTCTGGAGGTGGCCGGGCGGAAGATCGACTTTCTCGATCCCCCGCTGGCAGACCGCTCCCACACCTCGTGGATCTACGACCGCGCGTCGCACGTGCTTTTCGTCGCGGACGGCTTCGGCTATCACCATGCGGACGACGAGACCGGGCTGACCTCGCGCGAGTTGCCCGACGGCTTCCGGAGTGAGGAGATCTACACCTTTCACCGCGACACGCTGATCTGGCTCCGCTACGCGGATCCGCCCGTGCTCATGGGGGTGCTGCGCGAGATGTTGGAGGCGCGTGACGTGTCCTGGGTAGCGCCCATCCATGGCAACCCCATCGCGGCCGAGCATCTGGACGACTACCTGGAGCAGCTCGAGGAAGGGGTGCGGCGTATCGTGCGGGAGCAGGCGATCTGA
- a CDS encoding aminotransferase class V-fold PLP-dependent enzyme — translation MTTRSGRHFLQLPGPTNVPERVRRAMDRAVIDHRGPEFAELTLGVLEDLKPVFKTDGTVFVFPSSATGAWEAALVNTLAPGDRVLAFDRGFFAGKWAEVADRLGLDVDLVSGDWRAGVEPQLVEDRLRRDREGRIRAVMIVHNETSTGVTTNLPDIRAAVDATGHPALFMVDTVSSLASIDFRHDQWGVDVTVTGSQKGLMLPPGLGFTAASERALAARPASPLPHSYFNWDDHLTANASGFFPYTPATTLLFGLRESLAMLAEEGLDRVFARHRRFAEATRAAVAAWGLECYSLNPCEHSNSLTAVQLPDGHDANALRKVILDRFDMSLGTGLGKLDGRVFRIGHLGDLNELTLAGTLAGVEMGLRLARVPHSGGGVDAALDHLAMTSQRADEDDH, via the coding sequence ATGACCACACGCAGCGGCCGGCACTTTCTCCAGCTCCCCGGCCCCACCAACGTACCCGAGCGGGTGCGGCGCGCCATGGACCGGGCGGTCATCGACCACCGCGGCCCCGAGTTCGCGGAACTCACGCTGGGCGTGCTCGAGGACCTGAAACCCGTCTTCAAGACCGACGGCACCGTGTTCGTCTTCCCCTCCTCGGCCACTGGCGCGTGGGAGGCGGCGCTAGTGAACACGCTGGCCCCCGGGGACCGCGTCCTAGCCTTCGACCGGGGCTTCTTCGCCGGGAAGTGGGCGGAGGTCGCCGACCGCCTCGGCCTCGATGTCGACCTGGTGTCGGGCGACTGGCGCGCGGGCGTCGAACCCCAACTGGTCGAGGACAGACTCCGCCGCGACCGCGAGGGCCGCATCCGCGCCGTGATGATCGTGCACAACGAGACGTCCACCGGCGTCACCACCAACCTCCCCGACATCCGCGCCGCCGTCGACGCCACCGGACACCCCGCGCTCTTCATGGTCGACACGGTGTCCTCGCTCGCGTCCATCGACTTCCGCCACGACCAATGGGGCGTCGACGTAACCGTGACCGGGTCGCAGAAGGGGCTCATGCTCCCGCCCGGCCTCGGGTTCACTGCCGCCAGCGAGCGCGCCCTGGCCGCACGCCCGGCCTCACCCCTGCCCCACTCCTACTTCAACTGGGACGACCATCTCACCGCCAACGCGAGCGGCTTCTTCCCATACACCCCCGCAACCACGCTCCTCTTCGGCCTGCGCGAGTCGCTCGCGATGCTGGCCGAGGAGGGACTGGACCGTGTGTTCGCGCGCCACAGGCGCTTCGCCGAGGCCACCCGGGCCGCGGTTGCCGCATGGGGCCTCGAGTGCTACAGCCTCAACCCGTGCGAGCACTCCAACTCGCTCACCGCCGTCCAGCTCCCCGATGGCCACGACGCCAACGCCCTGCGCAAGGTCATCCTGGATCGCTTCGACATGTCGCTCGGAACCGGGCTCGGCAAGCTCGACGGCCGTGTGTTCCGCATCGGCCATCTGGGAGACCTGAACGAGCTCACCCTCGCAGGGACGCTGGCCGGCGTCGAGATGGGGCTGCGGCTGGCGCGGGTTCCCCACAGCGGTGGGGGCGTGGATGCGGCCCTCGACCATCTCGCGATGACGAGCCAGCGAGCGGATGAGGATGATCACTGA
- a CDS encoding TRAP transporter large permease, giving the protein MTLLLMFLGMIALVTINVPIAVALGVIALIAMVVTSGAAAIPNAGLVLFTGATSFPLIAIPLFILAGAIMNATGISRRLIAFASALFGAIRGGLAMVSISASLFFAEISGSAVADVAALGSILIPAMKKRGYSTPFAAAVTSSSATLAVIIPPSIPMIIYGVMSESSIVELFVAGVIPGVVGGILLMGVAYALALRNGFPVEHAFQLRRVWTTFRDAGWALLLPVIILGGIFTGWVTATEGAGLAVVAALVVGGLIYREIDLAALRSAALDGGVQTAVVMLLVATSALLGDYLTEAQVPQRVADSIIGITESRWAILALLNVFFLAIGLFLHSAAAIILVVPVVMPLVHAAGIDPVHFGLVVTLNLGIGQQTPPVASVLVTACSVAKADIWDVSKVNVYFVAVLLAVLVMVTYLPVVPMSLVELFYR; this is encoded by the coding sequence GTGACCCTGCTGCTGATGTTCCTGGGGATGATCGCGCTGGTGACGATCAACGTACCCATCGCGGTCGCGCTGGGGGTCATCGCCCTCATCGCGATGGTGGTGACCTCCGGGGCCGCGGCGATCCCCAACGCCGGACTGGTGCTCTTCACCGGCGCCACCTCCTTCCCGCTGATCGCCATCCCGCTCTTCATCCTGGCCGGAGCGATCATGAACGCAACCGGCATCTCGCGACGCCTGATCGCCTTCGCCTCCGCGCTCTTCGGCGCCATCCGCGGCGGGCTGGCGATGGTCTCCATCTCGGCCTCGCTGTTCTTCGCCGAGATCTCCGGCTCAGCGGTGGCCGACGTGGCCGCGCTGGGGTCGATCCTGATCCCCGCGATGAAGAAGCGAGGCTACTCGACCCCGTTCGCGGCTGCCGTCACCTCCTCCTCGGCGACGCTCGCCGTCATCATCCCGCCCTCCATCCCCATGATCATCTACGGGGTGATGTCGGAGAGCTCCATCGTCGAGTTGTTCGTGGCCGGCGTCATCCCCGGCGTCGTGGGCGGCATCCTGCTGATGGGCGTGGCGTACGCGCTGGCGCTGAGGAACGGCTTCCCGGTCGAGCACGCCTTCCAGTTGCGCCGCGTGTGGACCACCTTTCGCGACGCCGGCTGGGCGCTGCTCCTCCCGGTGATCATCCTGGGCGGGATTTTCACCGGATGGGTCACCGCCACGGAGGGAGCCGGCCTGGCCGTGGTGGCCGCGCTGGTGGTGGGCGGGCTCATCTACCGGGAGATCGACCTAGCCGCGCTCCGCTCCGCCGCCCTCGACGGCGGCGTGCAGACCGCCGTGGTCATGCTGCTGGTGGCCACCTCGGCGCTGCTCGGCGACTACCTCACCGAAGCCCAGGTGCCGCAGCGGGTGGCGGACAGCATCATCGGCATCACCGAGTCGCGCTGGGCCATCCTCGCGCTGCTGAACGTCTTCTTCCTCGCGATCGGGCTCTTCCTGCACTCCGCCGCGGCAATCATCCTGGTGGTGCCCGTGGTGATGCCGCTGGTGCACGCGGCCGGCATCGATCCCGTGCACTTTGGCCTGGTGGTGACCCTGAACCTCGGGATCGGCCAGCAGACGCCCCCGGTCGCGAGCGTGCTGGTGACCGCGTGCTCGGTGGCGAAGGCCGACATCTGGGACGTCAGCAAGGTGAACGTCTACTTCGTGGCGGTCCTGCTGGCGGTGCTGGTGATGGTCACCTACCTCCCCGTCGTGCCGATGAGCCTGGTGGAGCTCTTCTACCGGTAG
- a CDS encoding DUF2723 domain-containing protein, protein MNGIELEKVGPLTLRAWGLATALVVWGLYLLTLAPTVGFWDSSEYVTTAHILGLPHPPGNPLFVLVGRVWNLLLGFTGLPVALRINALGATLSAGASFFWFLAVARIVGRFRENRHEVLVAAIVGVWVGATTFTVWTQSNLNEKVYPLSMFIVALVSYLAMAWMDEADTTRGNRLLLLIALVLGLGWANHTMSLLPGLALAALVLIHRWRTALNPRVLGLGILLLAVGYSMQFLFVPIRSAQNPIIDEADPECPTLVSAITPKRITDRYGQSKLAVTCEPLALSLIRDQYAAPPITQRQAPLSAQMANYLQYFDWQWARALPPGGRLAASILFLFLALVGLWTHLRSDRKTFVYAGTLLFTVTLLLVYYLNFKYGYSIYREAVPGISAHEVRERDYFFVIGFQLWGIYAGVGLASLWGRWAVSVPAGVPEGRPSGFSARHRKAAALLAVGLIPFGFNFTRADRSDERAARNWAYNMLQSVEPYAVLFTYGDNDTFPLWYLQEVEGVRRDVTVIVQTYLGTDWYHRQLRRLTTPCGPGESPEDSPTTIVCQRPFDPTTAPNLYAEADTTPPTRSAVPPPGSGVDDLQRSLRVPEDSTYRLSVWVTGTVRGGDIVSPGDIRAFQIARQSLGDRPVYFAATAGQVWDKWQLKSHLVRHGLAFKLVDAPLEASETLVDLTGHVATPWVPTWNDRTRTGALLEDVYLVDDLLEMEEWPEPSSRSSVPSAYSMAHAFQGVSEQLHGNVAAAARAYGRANHFGRLANGGD, encoded by the coding sequence ATGAACGGTATCGAGCTCGAGAAGGTCGGCCCCCTGACGCTACGCGCGTGGGGGCTGGCGACGGCGCTCGTGGTGTGGGGTCTCTACTTGCTGACCCTCGCGCCGACGGTCGGTTTCTGGGACAGTTCGGAGTATGTGACCACGGCGCACATCCTCGGGTTGCCGCATCCCCCGGGAAACCCGCTCTTCGTCCTTGTCGGCCGCGTGTGGAACCTGCTGCTCGGATTCACGGGTCTTCCGGTCGCGCTGCGGATCAACGCCCTCGGAGCCACACTGTCGGCCGGCGCGAGCTTCTTCTGGTTTCTGGCGGTCGCACGGATCGTCGGGAGGTTCCGCGAGAACCGGCACGAGGTGCTCGTGGCCGCGATCGTCGGCGTGTGGGTCGGCGCCACCACCTTCACGGTGTGGACCCAGTCGAACCTCAACGAGAAGGTCTATCCGCTCTCGATGTTCATCGTCGCACTGGTGAGCTATCTGGCCATGGCGTGGATGGACGAGGCGGATACGACACGCGGCAACCGGCTGCTGCTGCTCATCGCGCTGGTGCTCGGGCTGGGGTGGGCGAATCACACGATGTCCCTGTTGCCGGGGCTGGCCCTCGCGGCTCTCGTGCTCATCCACCGCTGGCGCACGGCGCTGAATCCGCGCGTTCTCGGGCTCGGGATCCTGCTGCTCGCGGTCGGCTATTCCATGCAGTTCCTCTTCGTTCCCATCCGTTCGGCGCAGAACCCGATCATCGATGAGGCCGATCCGGAGTGTCCCACGCTCGTCTCCGCCATCACTCCGAAGCGGATCACGGATCGCTACGGCCAGAGCAAGCTCGCCGTGACGTGCGAGCCGCTCGCGCTGTCGCTGATCCGCGACCAGTACGCGGCGCCGCCGATCACGCAGCGCCAGGCGCCGCTGTCGGCGCAGATGGCGAACTACCTGCAGTATTTCGACTGGCAGTGGGCGCGGGCACTACCGCCGGGGGGGCGGCTCGCCGCGAGCATTCTCTTTCTCTTCCTCGCCCTGGTTGGCCTCTGGACCCACTTGCGGAGCGACCGAAAGACGTTCGTATACGCCGGGACCCTGCTGTTCACGGTCACCCTGCTGCTCGTCTACTACCTCAACTTCAAATACGGCTATTCGATCTACCGCGAAGCGGTGCCCGGCATCTCGGCTCACGAGGTTCGCGAGCGGGACTACTTCTTCGTCATCGGTTTCCAATTGTGGGGGATCTACGCCGGGGTGGGACTCGCCTCGCTCTGGGGCCGTTGGGCCGTGTCCGTGCCGGCCGGCGTCCCGGAGGGTCGGCCCTCGGGATTCAGTGCTCGGCACCGTAAGGCGGCCGCGCTCCTCGCCGTTGGACTCATCCCCTTCGGCTTCAACTTCACCCGCGCAGATCGCAGCGACGAGCGGGCGGCCCGCAACTGGGCCTACAACATGCTGCAGTCCGTCGAGCCGTACGCCGTGCTGTTCACCTACGGCGACAACGACACCTTCCCGCTGTGGTACTTGCAGGAGGTCGAGGGAGTCCGCCGCGACGTGACGGTCATCGTCCAGACCTATCTGGGAACCGACTGGTATCATCGGCAGCTTCGTCGCTTGACGACGCCATGCGGGCCGGGCGAGTCCCCGGAGGATTCTCCGACGACGATCGTGTGCCAGCGTCCGTTCGATCCGACGACCGCGCCGAATCTCTATGCGGAGGCGGATACGACGCCGCCCACCCGCTCGGCCGTCCCTCCGCCCGGTTCGGGAGTCGACGATCTCCAGCGGTCGTTGCGGGTCCCCGAGGACTCGACATACCGGCTCTCGGTTTGGGTCACCGGGACCGTGCGCGGGGGTGACATCGTGTCCCCTGGGGACATCCGCGCGTTCCAGATTGCGAGACAGTCGCTGGGGGATCGGCCGGTCTACTTCGCGGCTACCGCCGGCCAGGTGTGGGACAAGTGGCAGCTTAAGTCCCACCTGGTACGCCACGGACTTGCCTTCAAGCTCGTGGACGCTCCGCTCGAGGCATCGGAGACCCTGGTCGACCTGACCGGGCACGTTGCGACGCCGTGGGTACCCACGTGGAACGATCGGACGCGGACCGGAGCGCTGCTCGAGGACGTGTATCTCGTCGACGACCTCCTCGAAATGGAGGAGTGGCCCGAGCCGTCGTCGAGGTCGAGTGTCCCGTCCGCGTACTCCATGGCGCACGCCTTCCAGGGAGTCTCCGAGCAGTTGCACGGGAACGTGGCGGCCGCGGCACGGGCGTACGGGCGCGCGAACCACTTCGGGCGACTGGCCAACGGCGGCGATTAG
- a CDS encoding TRAP transporter substrate-binding protein yields MSRKHILAPAVIAVSALTTCAPGEDTGPVEIRLGHVGAPESLYDIVANEFAERANERLGEAGRVIVYGSSQLGGDDVLLQKLRLGTVEMSLPSTVMSSVIDGFGLFEMPYLVQDREHMKRIEEDVFWDHLAPLAEAEGYRILALWENGFRHITNNARPIRGPEDLAGIKLRTPRGVWRVKLFQAYGANPTPMPLAEVFVALQTGVMDGQENPLAQIASAKLHEVQSYLSLTGHVYTPAFVTVGEARWQRLPEEVRAILEDTAREMQQFVYETAARMDAELLEELRAAGIEVNEADRARFRDASDAIYDEFADEVDGGGELVRWVGELAR; encoded by the coding sequence ATGTCCCGGAAGCACATTCTGGCGCCCGCTGTGATCGCCGTCTCCGCCCTGACCACCTGCGCCCCGGGCGAAGACACCGGCCCGGTCGAGATCCGCCTGGGACATGTGGGCGCCCCCGAGTCCCTCTACGACATCGTCGCGAACGAATTCGCCGAGCGCGCCAACGAGCGCCTGGGCGAGGCCGGACGCGTCATCGTCTACGGATCGAGCCAGCTCGGCGGGGACGACGTGCTGCTGCAGAAACTCAGGCTGGGCACCGTGGAGATGTCGCTGCCATCGACAGTGATGTCGTCGGTGATCGACGGCTTCGGACTCTTCGAGATGCCGTACCTGGTGCAGGACCGGGAGCACATGAAGCGCATCGAGGAGGATGTCTTCTGGGATCACCTGGCCCCGCTTGCCGAAGCCGAGGGATACCGCATCCTCGCACTTTGGGAGAACGGCTTCCGCCACATCACCAACAACGCCCGCCCGATCCGCGGGCCGGAGGATCTCGCGGGCATCAAGCTGCGCACACCGCGCGGCGTCTGGCGGGTCAAGCTCTTCCAGGCCTACGGCGCCAACCCCACGCCCATGCCCCTGGCCGAGGTCTTCGTTGCGCTCCAGACCGGGGTGATGGACGGACAGGAGAACCCGCTGGCGCAGATCGCCTCGGCCAAGCTGCACGAGGTGCAGTCGTACCTGTCGCTCACGGGACACGTGTACACGCCCGCGTTCGTCACCGTGGGCGAAGCGCGCTGGCAGCGGCTGCCCGAGGAGGTGCGCGCCATCCTCGAGGACACGGCGCGCGAGATGCAGCAGTTCGTGTACGAGACAGCAGCGCGCATGGACGCCGAGCTGCTGGAGGAACTGCGGGCCGCCGGCATCGAGGTGAACGAGGCCGACCGCGCACGCTTCCGCGACGCCAGCGACGCGATCTACGACGAGTTCGCCGATGAGGTCGATGGCGGCGGCGAACTGGTGCGGTGGGTGGGGGAGTTGGCGCGGTGA
- a CDS encoding TRAP transporter small permease subunit produces MTTLPMTALRTRFERLLEAVVLVLVAALAVVVVMGVGFRKFGAALVWYDEVASILLAWLTYYGAALAALKRAHIGFPNLVRRLGRPWRIPVVVAGEAVVVAFFLVAAWAGWRVLVILEGSGMVSLPWVPTRLTQSVIPIGCVLFVIAQLLSLPEMLRGGKDADPDADADGGASPPAGGRGGASTAAGPGTGNGANRTAAGTQSEGGP; encoded by the coding sequence GTGACCACCCTGCCCATGACCGCCCTGCGCACCCGTTTCGAGCGCCTGCTGGAGGCGGTCGTGCTCGTGCTGGTGGCGGCCCTGGCCGTGGTCGTGGTCATGGGCGTGGGCTTCCGCAAGTTCGGCGCGGCGCTGGTGTGGTACGACGAAGTGGCGTCGATCCTGCTGGCCTGGCTCACGTACTACGGGGCGGCGCTCGCGGCCCTGAAGCGGGCACACATCGGCTTCCCCAACCTGGTGCGGCGGCTCGGGCGGCCATGGCGGATCCCGGTTGTGGTTGCGGGGGAGGCGGTGGTGGTCGCGTTCTTCTTGGTGGCGGCGTGGGCGGGGTGGCGGGTGCTGGTCATCCTGGAGGGCTCCGGCATGGTGAGCCTGCCGTGGGTGCCCACCCGGCTCACGCAATCCGTCATCCCCATCGGCTGCGTCCTCTTCGTGATCGCGCAGTTGCTGAGCCTGCCGGAGATGCTGCGGGGTGGTAAGGACGCGGATCCGGACGCAGACGCGGACGGCGGGGCGAGTCCGCCGGCGGGCGGGCGCGGCGGGGCGAGCACGGCAGCGGGCCCGGGCACGGGCAACGGTGCGAACCGGACGGCTGCTGGAACTCAGAGCGAGGGCGGCCCGTGA
- a CDS encoding PIN domain-containing protein: MRAKSLFVDTSAWYPLANDRHPDHEAFALSLRTRVRQGASIVTTNVVVAETHALLLRRAGLHAASAYLKAVREAPTQIEYITPEREEAAIGNWIERFSDQPFSLADAASFVVMTELGIQDALTLDHHFMVAGFITLPARR, encoded by the coding sequence ATCCGGGCCAAGAGCCTCTTCGTCGACACCAGCGCGTGGTACCCGCTGGCCAACGACCGGCACCCCGATCATGAGGCCTTCGCCCTGAGCCTGCGCACCCGCGTCCGACAGGGCGCGAGCATCGTGACCACCAACGTGGTGGTCGCCGAGACTCACGCGTTGCTCCTTCGTCGCGCAGGTCTTCACGCCGCCTCCGCTTATCTCAAGGCGGTCCGCGAGGCTCCCACGCAGATCGAGTACATCACTCCGGAGCGCGAGGAGGCCGCGATCGGGAACTGGATCGAACGCTTCTCGGATCAGCCCTTCTCGCTCGCCGACGCCGCCAGCTTCGTGGTCATGACCGAACTGGGCATCCAGGACGCGCTCACGCTCGACCACCACTTCATGGTGGCGGGGTTCATCACGCTGCCGGCCCGCCGCTGA
- a CDS encoding FAD-binding protein produces the protein MPDRRPKIGDLSLAARLRRELEGEVLFDPVSRGLYSTDASIYQIEPVGVVVPRTVQDVRTAIEIAVQEGVPVLPRGAGTSQGGQAVGRALVIDTSKHLGAISRLDREARTVRVEPGVVLDDLNRWLAPHGLFYPVDVATASRATLGGMAGNNSSGARSIRYGIMADRVRAIDAVLADGSELRFGELPDGVSERARAGKKNGDGGVQLARRMWEIRAREAEELERRIPKVLRHVAGYNLHRLERPGLNLAPLLVGSEGTLAFFTSLELDLARLPPHRLLGICRFPDLESALDAVQHIVTLDPTAVELMDDNVLRLACANPTFRPVVERVFPGDPGAVLVVEFSAFQERAAHEGLNRLEELMGDLGHRGPMRRALTAADQAQVWGVRKAGLSIVMSSPGDVKPVSFMEDCAVPLPRLAEFGARVNDVFGRHGADGTWYAHASVGCLHVRPSLNLKQAPDVGRMRAIASEVHEVVLDLGGSHSGEHGDGLVRSEFIEGLMGRRIAAAFEEVKQAFDPRGFMNPGKIVDPPRMDDRSLMRYRPGYAHKPFETTLDWNRWGGLAGAAEMCNNNGACRKADPGTMCPSYRVTGDEKHVTRGRANALRLALTGQLGSDAMRSPEMKEVFDLCIGCKACRRECPAGVDMARMKVEFLHHYRKKHPAGARDLALAHLPRLAARGARLAPLINVGGRSRVLRGVGERLTGIARQRELPRWARRPFRNPPALGDKPEVVLLVDTFSRYFEPGNARAAMRVLEAAGYRVEVAGAGLGSRPLCCGRTYLNAGLVEEARTEARRLLDALSEARARDAAIVGLEPSCLLTLRDEIPAMLPGAESEQVAERALLLEELLVRDEERIRTRLDLQVPSADAAFIHGHCHQKAFGAFEATPRVLDWIPGLRPTVIKSGCCGMAGSFGYEAEHYELSMKMAELDLLPAVRAAPADALVVADGTSCRSQIAHGSGREAVHAAAVLAGALGAKSG, from the coding sequence ATGCCTGACCGCCGGCCGAAGATCGGGGACCTCTCCCTCGCAGCCCGGCTGCGGCGCGAGCTGGAAGGCGAGGTGCTCTTCGACCCGGTCAGCCGCGGGCTCTACAGCACCGACGCCTCCATCTACCAGATCGAGCCGGTGGGGGTGGTGGTGCCGCGCACCGTGCAGGACGTGAGGACCGCGATCGAGATCGCCGTGCAGGAAGGGGTGCCGGTGCTCCCGCGCGGGGCGGGGACCTCGCAAGGCGGGCAGGCGGTGGGCCGGGCGCTGGTGATCGACACCAGCAAGCATCTGGGCGCCATCTCGCGCCTGGACAGGGAGGCGCGGACGGTTCGGGTCGAGCCGGGCGTGGTGCTCGACGACCTGAACCGCTGGCTGGCGCCGCACGGGCTCTTCTATCCGGTGGACGTGGCTACCGCCAGCCGGGCCACGTTGGGGGGAATGGCCGGGAACAACAGTTCCGGGGCTCGGTCCATCCGCTACGGCATCATGGCCGACCGGGTGCGTGCCATCGACGCGGTGCTCGCGGACGGGAGCGAGTTGCGCTTCGGGGAACTGCCTGATGGGGTATCCGAGCGTGCGCGCGCGGGGAAGAAGAACGGGGATGGCGGGGTCCAACTGGCGCGCCGCATGTGGGAGATCCGCGCCCGCGAGGCGGAGGAGTTGGAGCGGCGAATACCGAAGGTCCTCCGCCACGTCGCCGGCTACAACCTGCATCGCCTGGAGCGTCCCGGGCTGAACCTGGCGCCGCTGCTGGTGGGCTCGGAGGGAACGCTCGCGTTCTTCACCTCGCTCGAACTCGATCTGGCCCGCCTGCCGCCGCACCGCCTGCTGGGCATCTGCCGTTTTCCCGACCTGGAGAGCGCGCTCGATGCCGTGCAGCACATCGTCACCCTCGACCCAACCGCGGTCGAGCTGATGGACGACAACGTGCTCCGCCTGGCCTGCGCGAACCCCACCTTCCGCCCCGTGGTGGAGCGGGTCTTCCCCGGCGACCCGGGGGCGGTGCTGGTGGTGGAGTTCTCGGCCTTCCAGGAGCGGGCCGCGCATGAGGGACTGAATCGGCTCGAGGAGCTGATGGGCGATCTGGGCCATCGCGGCCCCATGAGGCGCGCGCTCACCGCCGCGGACCAGGCCCAGGTCTGGGGTGTGCGCAAGGCCGGTTTGAGCATCGTCATGTCGTCGCCCGGCGACGTGAAGCCGGTCTCGTTCATGGAGGACTGCGCCGTGCCACTGCCGCGCCTGGCGGAGTTCGGGGCGCGGGTCAACGATGTATTCGGCCGGCACGGGGCGGACGGCACCTGGTACGCGCACGCGTCGGTGGGGTGCCTGCACGTGCGTCCGTCCCTGAACCTCAAGCAGGCGCCCGACGTGGGCCGCATGCGCGCCATCGCCTCCGAGGTGCACGAGGTCGTGCTCGACCTGGGGGGATCGCACTCCGGAGAGCACGGCGACGGGCTGGTGCGCTCGGAGTTCATCGAGGGGCTGATGGGGCGGCGCATCGCGGCGGCGTTCGAGGAGGTGAAACAGGCCTTCGACCCGCGCGGCTTCATGAATCCGGGCAAGATCGTCGATCCCCCGCGCATGGACGACCGCAGCCTCATGCGCTACCGGCCCGGGTACGCGCACAAGCCCTTCGAGACCACGCTCGACTGGAACCGGTGGGGCGGGCTGGCCGGCGCCGCCGAGATGTGCAACAACAACGGCGCCTGCCGGAAGGCCGATCCCGGGACCATGTGCCCCTCCTACCGCGTCACCGGCGACGAGAAACACGTGACGCGCGGGCGCGCGAACGCCCTGCGGCTGGCGTTGACCGGGCAGCTCGGCTCCGACGCGATGCGCTCACCGGAGATGAAGGAGGTCTTCGACCTGTGCATCGGCTGCAAGGCGTGCCGGCGCGAGTGCCCGGCGGGCGTGGACATGGCGCGCATGAAGGTCGAGTTCCTGCACCACTACCGGAAGAAGCATCCCGCCGGCGCGCGGGATCTCGCGCTCGCGCATCTTCCGCGGCTGGCGGCACGCGGGGCGCGGTTGGCGCCCCTGATCAACGTCGGGGGACGGAGTCGGGTGCTCCGGGGCGTGGGCGAGCGCCTCACCGGCATTGCACGGCAGCGCGAGCTGCCCAGGTGGGCCAGAAGGCCCTTCCGGAATCCTCCGGCCCTCGGGGACAAGCCCGAGGTGGTGCTGCTGGTCGACACCTTCAGCCGTTACTTCGAGCCCGGGAACGCGCGGGCAGCGATGAGGGTGCTGGAGGCGGCGGGATATCGCGTCGAGGTGGCCGGGGCAGGGCTTGGCTCACGTCCTCTGTGCTGCGGCCGCACCTATCTGAACGCCGGGCTGGTCGAGGAAGCTCGCACCGAGGCGCGACGGCTGCTGGACGCGCTGTCGGAGGCGCGCGCCCGCGACGCGGCCATCGTCGGGCTCGAGCCCTCCTGCCTGCTTACCCTGCGCGATGAGATTCCGGCAATGCTTCCGGGCGCCGAATCAGAGCAGGTCGCCGAACGTGCCCTGCTGCTGGAAGAACTCCTCGTCCGCGATGAGGAACGGATTCGTACGCGCCTCGATCTCCAGGTGCCGAGCGCAGATGCCGCCTTCATCCACGGGCACTGCCATCAGAAGGCCTTCGGCGCCTTTGAGGCCACGCCCCGGGTCCTCGACTGGATTCCCGGGCTCAGGCCCACCGTCATCAAATCCGGCTGCTGCGGAATGGCAGGCTCCTTCGGCTACGAGGCGGAGCACTACGAGCTGTCGATGAAGATGGCGGAGCTGGATCTGCTCCCCGCGGTGCGCGCTGCCC